The genomic region GTGGCGCCGTGCACATTGTGCCCGCCATCAAGCCATAGCTCGCTGCCCGGTCCCAGCAGGTCGCGCAAGCGGCCCCGCAGCGGCATCATCCGCGCCGGCCACACCACCTGACGCAGGCCCTTGGCCAGAGCGGCTTCATCGACCGGCAGACCGAACTGGCGCGTCGCGGCAATTGCCAGCGCCGCATTGTCATACTGGTGTGCCCCGATCAGTGCGGGTGGTGGCAGGTCGAGCAGGCCGTCTTCATCCTGATAGACCAGTCGGCCATCCTGTGCCGCGCCGTGGAAATCCTCGCCCTGAAACAGGGGCGTAATACCCAGGCGCCGGGCCGCCCGGTCGATTACCGCACGGCCTTCCTCCTGCTGCATCCCGATCACGGCCTTGCTGCCGCGCTTGAGAATGCCGGCCTTGCTGACCGCGATTTCGGCAATCGTATTGCCCAGAAAACCCTGATGATCCAGATCCACCGGGGTGATGATCACCCCCAGCGGATGGGCCACGATATTGGTGGTGTCATAGGTGCCGCCCATCCCGGTTTCGAGCAGCAGGTAATCCGCCTCGGTCTCGGCATAGAGCATCATGGCCACAACCGTGGTCACCTCGAAAAAGGTGATCGGCCTGCCCGCATTGACGGCTTCGACATGCTCGAGCATCTGGTTGAGCCGACGTGTGCTTACCAGCTTGCCGGCCAGCCTGATGCGCTCATTGAAATGCACCAGATGGGGTGAGTTATAGACATGCACGCGCTGCCCGGCGGCTTCAAGAAAGGCCCGCAAATAGGCAATGGTCGAGCCCTTGGCATTGGTACCCGCCACATGGATCACCGGTGGCAGCTTGTCCTGCGGTCGGCCCAGCGCGTCCAGCAGGGGCAGCATGCGGTCCAGGCTGAGATCGATCAGCTTGGGGTGCAATTGGCCAAGGCGTTTGAGGATGGCGTCGGTACGGGACATGCGGACTCACCGGAAACGTTAGAGCCCCGGTTTACGCTGTTGGCGCGGTCCGGCTCAAGCCGTTCTGCGCCGGCATGCTGATTGTTTGTCATCCCGGCGTACCGGGATGACCTGATCGTCTGGTTGGGGAGGCGACTAGAACTCGTTCCAGTCCTGCGCCACAGCGGCATTGCCGTGGCTGATATAGGCCTTGGCAGCCTGCTTGACCTTGTCCTGCAGCCCCTTGATGCCGCCGCGGGGTTCTTCGACCAGCGGCGCCTTGGCAGCAACCGGGCCATCCTCGAGCACGAAGATATCCACGATCCGGTCCAGCTCGGACGCCTGCCCTTCGGTCTGTTCGATTGCCGCATTGGTTTCTTCAACCAGTGCCGCATTGTGCTGGGTCATCTCGTCCATCA from Devosia litorisediminis harbors:
- a CDS encoding bifunctional folylpolyglutamate synthase/dihydrofolate synthase, with amino-acid sequence MSRTDAILKRLGQLHPKLIDLSLDRMLPLLDALGRPQDKLPPVIHVAGTNAKGSTIAYLRAFLEAAGQRVHVYNSPHLVHFNERIRLAGKLVSTRRLNQMLEHVEAVNAGRPITFFEVTTVVAMMLYAETEADYLLLETGMGGTYDTTNIVAHPLGVIITPVDLDHQGFLGNTIAEIAVSKAGILKRGSKAVIGMQQEEGRAVIDRAARRLGITPLFQGEDFHGAAQDGRLVYQDEDGLLDLPPPALIGAHQYDNAALAIAATRQFGLPVDEAALAKGLRQVVWPARMMPLRGRLRDLLGPGSELWLDGGHNVHGATALAQAIDEMNRNRPAPLVLIMGMMNTRSPAAFLGPFAGKAEQVFTLTVPNEPNAHKATDMAETIKAAGFAATPKRSILSALQAAAAIPNARVLICGSLYLAGDVLAKNGTPPD